In the Arachis stenosperma cultivar V10309 chromosome 8, arast.V10309.gnm1.PFL2, whole genome shotgun sequence genome, ctGAACTCCGGTCGAACCAATGAACTATTGAACCAGTAACCTCACCGGTTtattgaccggtccggttctcgcaaccttggtCACAGCCATGAAAAGAAGACCCCCTGAATGTGTGCATGCATGGCGTTTCACACGCCAGGGAGAGTGGGCATGTAGAATGGAAACGCCTTCGATATGGCGTATGCGCAACACCTGAAAAAATGTGGattcatgcgtacgcatgctgCATGCTGCATGCATACGCGCAAAAGTTGGAAAAATGAGGgatcatgcgtacgcatactGCATGCGTATGCGCGATTGAAGAATTTTGACATGGTCGTGCATACGCATACCTCATGCGTACGCACGACCTAGTGAAGAGTAGGCGTTCCAAACACCAGGAAGAACAGGCGTTGAAGGCTTACACGCCTTTGACACTTAAATGAAGGCTTGTATTTGGCAATATATATGGATGTTTAATGCCACACTTTGGGTGTGTAACACGCCATATTTCACCTCATAGGACCTTGTTGATTGAGTGGTGTTCCACACGCCACAGCCCAACGTTACACGCTGGGCTAATTTTGTTAAGTTATTAACACTCCTTGGAATGCAACACGAAGCCTGCTTCCCAACTACTGTTGTCAGCTTGTCTATCAGCTCACCTGCTTCACGAATACAGGGCTCCCATGCACGCGTTGTAACTGCATCCCATCCACGTCAGATCCATACCTCTAGATGTCTAACTCTATCTATACCAAAGTTCTAAAAATCGGTTTGAATCGAACCGCAAACCGATAAAAAAGGTTTGGACATATGCCAAAACTGAAAATTTAAGAAATTGCCATTAAACCGTCAAACCGGACGGAAATCAATCGGTCGAACCGAACCACGACTCGACCGGTTTTCTGATTTCTCAAAACGCCGCCGTTTGGATTGAGGAACTTACTAAGCATTACCTAACGTCCCAACCCTAACTCTCCAAAACGGCAAACACGCGCAGCACTCCCATCAGGCCATCACCCTTCCTCTCATCGTCATTGAGCTCCTCCCTCACTTCCGTCGAGCCACCGGCAAGCTACCGCCGCCGTCGCAACTTGGAGCTTCGTAGCCACCGTCGCAACTTCGTTTCCCTCCATCGTGCAGCCACGCTTGAGCTTCGAACCACCGTCGCCGGCCTGGCCTCCTGCCTCCGTCGCGCAACCACTTTCCCGCCGACGCCAGCTCTGTTCCACCGCGTCAGCCCTTCGGTCGTTCCCTGTCCCCTTCTTGCTGCTGATCTGCTCTGCTCTGCTCTAGCATCTAGTtctaggtatttttttttaaactataattgttgaataattgttgttacttgttagttaaTCTGTGAACCTTTCAGGGTTAGTGGCATTGCTTACAGAGTTTCTCTTTCCTTTTATGCTCTGTTCTGACTTCTGAATGTCTGATTTGAGTGATTTCTGAAATCATTGATTTTATGTTGTTATGCTGCtgctatttttttaattttttttgctgATTGTTCTTGATCTCTGAATGTGAAATCATTGATTTTATGTTGTTATGCTGCTgctgtttttttaatttttgttgctGATTGTTCTTGATTTCTGAATGTGAAATCATTGATTTTGTGTTGTTatgctgctgctgctgtttttTTAGAGTGATTATTTGTTGCTGTTTTTTAATTTCTGTTGCTGATTGTTCTTGATTTCTGGCTCTGTTGTGCACTTATGCTGTTGGTGTTTTTGATTGGGTTTATGAGAGCTGCTGTTTGTGGTTCTGCTGTGCTGCTGCTgctttgtgtttttgttaaatttgtagGTGATTATTTGATTATTCAGCTCAGGGTTGTGTGTTTTGTCAATTAGTCTGactttaatattaattaagtGCTTTGTAGCtgtatttcttttttaaaatttcttttccaattttGTATTATAGTGGAAATTGGAATGGATTCTACATTCTAGTACTCCACTCGTTAATTGTTTctgtaaaaaataattcataCTATCAAATTTACTTAGTAAACTGTGCAATGAACACATTTTTAaggtaagaaaaataaattgaagGCTGGGGGCGTGGGGTTAATGAGGCATAAAGGTCCTTtaattcaattttgaaaagagtaATACCCCAAATAGGTCCCCAAGGATTTGTTCGCACGACAGATTTGTCCCCCAGAAAAATTAACTAAGTCCCCAGTCctcaaaattattaaatatgtgACATATACGTCCCTGCTCCAGGTTTAGCCGGTTAACTGAACACTCTCTCTCCTACGTGGAGGTGATGAGTGTGACGTGTCAGGTTAAAGGCTTTCAGGACACTTTGGTCCCTGCACACGTGgccaaaacgacgtcgtttaagACCTTttcaaaacgacgtcgttttgaaTGGGACAGATTAGTCCCCAACCTTTATGAAATGAACGATTTAAAACAGCAGCGTTGTGAATAGGGGAGATGAACATGAAATTAGGTCTTCACTTTTTACCCCCTGTGCCTCCAACCCATGTATGTGAGAGAGAGTTTTTGGCTCTGAAGAAGATGATGGCTAGTGGAGGCAGCACGTCAGTTGCAAGTCGGAGATGCGGTCGGAGAACTATGGATGATGTCTTCAGTGTTGACAGCAGTTCGACTAGCGTCCGCAGGGGGCGACTTAGAAGAGGAGAACATCCTAAGTGCAAGTGCAGGATATATGCCGTAATATCCAGGTCTCGCACAACAGAAGTCCGAATAAGCTGTTCTTTGGCTGTCCTCACTTCAAGGTACTTAAGAGTGGTGGATTTTTGTGGTGTTGTAGTTTTGATAATTAGGGACTAAGACTAATATGATGATTTATGTTCTGTTATTCTGATTGCAGGAAAAGCAAGaatattgtgattttttttgtatggtTTGATGAGATTTTTGGGTATTTAGTGGATGATGTAGTTGAGAGCCGTAGATTGGCCTCTGTGGAGACATGCGTGGGTGAAGAATTTGGTGCAAGTTTGGATTATTGCTTGGAAGAGAGAGTGAAACAATTGGAGGAGATGTTAAtaaagaagaatgaagataaTTCGAAACTCAAGAAGGACAGTGTTCTAAGGTTGTTTAGTAGTGTAATAATAGGTGCACTTATAGTTGTGATTCTGTTTTGTATCTATGTGGTGATTATTTAAGCAATTGGCATTGTATCTTTGTTAGAAAAATATTGTATTTGAATGGATcattttagttaaatgaatatTAGAAGTTGATAATATTGCTAACTTGAATTTAGTCTATAAAAAAACCCTTCAGAAAATGCAAAGTAATTTGGCAAAGtggattaaaacaaaaatactaTATAATCCAAACCAGAATATTCAAGTAACATGCATCAGAATGTTAACATAAAGTAGCATCAACATAGAGGATGTACATAAGTTGTATCAAAATGTTAGCAAAATAAAGAAGGTCTATTTCTTTCTACACACACTGATGTAAAGTGGTgcacaaaaaatattaaaagtggaggtctatttttttcaaaatgacAAGAGTAAACAAGATCTTGTCCATTTCACAATAAATTTCTTCCAAAGCATCATTTCTTCTTAGATGGGTTCAGTCCAGGCATTGGAATGAATTTAAACATTTTGGAGGTTGTGCCGCTACTTGCAGCTGCAATTGTCTCAACACTCACACTTTCCTGTCTCTTGAGACTAATTATTGTCTGCTTTAGACGCCTAAAAGGCTGCTGAGGCTGAGTTTGTCTTCCCTGATTGAATTGTAAACAATTATGAGTATTCTAAAATAAGATATTTGTAAGTAATGTTTAGGAATTAATAGTGAAACATATTATGAAGCATACTTACAGTTGCAGCATTCACATTCATTCGTACGTCTGGTACAGTATCATTTGTTGGTGCCTCAGGCTGGATAACCTCATATGTAAGCAAAATTATTAGGACAATTAAACCCTTCACGATGTATTTTATAAGTCAAATAGGTCATCTAAAAATGCTACTATAAGTCAAACAGGTCCCTAATTACTAAATTTATATGTCAAGTTGGTCTCTATAACACAACAACTAATTCATGTCAAAAACCTGAATCATAAGCATGTTATCACACATATGAAGCTGCACAATGTATCACATTTAGCAGGAGAAGGTAAGTGTCATTGGCTTCACAATGTATCACACATGAAACTGCACAATGTATACCTGAGTTACGGGTGCCGATTGAGAAACCTAAACCTCTTCTTGTGTTGTAGTTGACTTTTCCTTGGATTTTCCTTTGACCTTTCCTTTAGGATTAGTGCCAGCCTTAGGAGCTCCCTTGCAGGTCTTAGCATTGTGGACAGTCTCTCCACATTTTTCACATGTGACTCGAAAGGTCTTTTTTGCCTTAGTACTCTCTGGTCCGTCTTCTACTAGATCTGGTCTTCTTCTCTTTACTGGACGCGCTATTGGCCTCTTAATCTTGCAACTGACGTGCTGCCTCCACTAGCCATCATCTTCTTCAGAGCCAAAAACTCTCTCTCACATACACGAGTTGGAGGCACATGGGGTAAAAAGTGAAGACCTAATTTCATGTTCATCCCCTTTAAAAGTGAAGACCTATTCACAATGCTGCCGTTTTAAATCATTCATTTCATAAAGGTTGGGGACTAATCTGTCCCAttcaaaacgacgtcgttttgaaAAGGTCTTAAACAACGTCGTTTTGGCCACGTGTGTAGGGACCAAAGTGTCCTGAAAGCCTTTAACTTGACACGTCACACTCATCACCTCCACGTAGGAGAGAGAGTGTTCAGTTAACCGGCTAAACCTGGAGCAGGGACGTATATGTcacatatttaataattttgggGACTGGGGACTTAGTTAATTTTTCTGGGGGACAAATCTGTCGTACGGGCAAATCCTTGGGGACCTATTTGGGGTATTACtcttttgaaaaggattttacTCTTTTTTGTCTGCTTCAAGTTTGTGGAGGGCTGGCGGGAAGAAATGGTCCTGGGGATGGACAACAACTCTTTTTTATAGGGATGGGGAAGAGAAGGTGCTTCTTTTGTCTCTTGGTATTGGTGTGGATTGTCTTCTATGCTTGCAAGCATGTGTATCAGTGTATTTGTTGTGGGGAGCATCGTGTCTGACACAAAAAAAAAGTGCAGAACATGGTTCCCAAGAGAAGCTTCACATTGTGTTAACTGttttgtggtttgtgttttgtGCTTTAGGCTTTTAGCTGATGGGAGAGTAATACTAATATGCTGCTGTTGTGTTGTGCAATTTTGTGACTTAATTATGCTCAGATAGTTAGATTAGATTGTGATTGTTTTGATAATTTATTGACTTAATTAGCTCAGATACTAATATTTTaggatgtttatttataatttatttattattttattttaaaatggttttTTTGATTAAACCACAATTGGACCGATTGAATCAATGAATCAGTGACTAGAACGGTTCAACGACCGATCTGATTCTCAGAACCTTGATCCATACCATAGAACTTCCCAAACAAAAATAACCCGTACCACTACCACACATTTCAAACTCAAACCCCATTCTCTGAGAATGTATTCAGTATTTCTATTCTCGGTGGTCGCTCTCTTCTTTCTCCATCATCACTCCCATCTCTTCACTGCGCCTGCTGTTATGTAATGTCTCTCCACCGAGGCTGCGACCTTTGAGCTTGTCGCCGATCTACTCTTCTCTCCCTCTTTCCGCACACTGCCTGAAAGCTCTGCTTCCGGCATCGTGACCAACACGGCCTCCTTCAGAAACCTAGGTATGCGTTCTCGTTCTTCATGTTCTATTAGttgttctctctctctctctctctggaACCTAAATTTGTGtctcttgttttattttatccaaATACTCGTTATCCTTTTTCtctttgaatttatttatttttaaaccATGGTATATTTTGTGTCATTTTATGGAATTATAGAACTTTGGCATTAGAATTTCTCTAATGGAATGGGCATTGATGGTGTCTTTCCTTAATGGTATTTTGTTGTGACTGCTAATTTTTATTGATGCTCAATTCCTATAAACCACTACTTGCTCTAAATATTCTTAATACGAATAGGAACATTGTATTACATATCCCAACTAACTACTTTCTTCATTCTTAAGGTAGCAAAACAATCTCAGGCAATAAGGATAATCATGGAGTAGAATTGAATTTCATAAAGTATCATGTTGTATGCCACGAGGTATGCAGTCACCAAACTCATTCGCTTTCTTCTACCATCATCTACTTTTTGCCCATATGCCCAACATACAAGGCTATGTCTTCATTCACAGCCGCTACCATCACAAAATGCCTACAAATTTGATAGTGTTCATGATGTTGTAGCTTTATTTAATTGCATGGTTGATATGCATCCGCAGCCATCAATTGTGGAATTGACCAAAATCTTGGGAACGATTGCAAAAATGAAACATTAAACCACAGCTATTTATCTTTATACCCAGATGGAGTCAAAGGGCATCCTACCATTTACTGTTACTTTGAACATCTTGATCAATTGTTATTGCCATGTAGGCCAAACAGGTTTTGCTTTCTCGGTAATGAGCAAGTTTATTAAGTGGGGTTTTCGGCCAAGTGCTGTAACTTGGACTACACTAATGAAGGGGTTGTCTCTTAATGGTAAAATGTCGGATGCACTATACATTCATGGTAAAATTATTCCCAAAGGATTTCGGTTTGATGAAGTTATGTACGGAACCTTAATCAATGGTCTGTTTAAGACGGGAGAAACAAGATTTGCTAATCAAATGCTTCGGCAAATGGAGAGTCACTTTGTTAGGCTAAATCTTGTAATGTACAATATTGTTGTTGATGGTTTGTGCAAGCATGGACGGTTGAATGATGCACTGGATTTGTATTCTAAAATGCCTGATCAAGGAATTTCCCCCGATATTGTCACTTACAGTTCATTAATCTATGGTTTCTGTCGTGTGGGCCAATGGAAAGAAGCTAGATTATTGCTGAATGATATTGTTGTTAAAAACATTAGCCTAGATGTGTATACCTTTAACATAATAATTGATGCATTATGCAAAGAAGGGATGCTATTGCAAGCCCAAGTTATGTGCGACGTGATGATTGAAAGAGGTCAACAACCAGACATTATTACTTACACAATTTTGATGGATGGATATTGTAGGAACAATGAAGTTGATAAGGCAAGAAACTTATTTGATATGGTAATTGAAAGGGGTTTTGTGCCTGATGTTTGGAGTTATAACATCTTGATTAAAGGTTATGTCAAGATCAAAAGAGTGGATGAAGCCTTGAGTTTGATGAAAAGTAAGAATATAGTTCCAAACATTATAACGTACAATTCTCTAGTTGATGGCTTGTGCAAAGCCGGTAGAATCTCGCATGCATGGGAGATTGTTACAAAAATGCATTATTGTGGTCAACCATCCCCTGATGTAAACACTTACAATATATTTTTAGACTACTTATGCAAAAACCAGCATCTTGATGAggcaattaaattatttaagagACTCATGTATGAAAGAAGTTTTGTTCCAAATGTTTGGAGTTACAATATCTTGATCAGAGGTTATTGCCAGAATAAAAGATTAGATGAAGCAAAGAATCTTTTCCAAGTTATGCGTTTGAAGAATTTGGATCCAAATATTGTAACTTACAATATATTGTTACAGGCTTTATGCGACACGCAGCAACTTCGCAAGGCAATTACACTATTAAACCAAATTGTTGACGATGATATCTGTCCTAATTTGTGCACATACAAAATACTTATACATGGTTTATAGAATTGTGGACAGAAGATTTTTCAAGCCTTTTTTTCATTAGAGGAAATCATGCAGATGTCAAGAACATATTCAATCAGCTTTGTCAAGGTGGATTATCAGAATAGGGAAGCTCTTGATTTACAATTGGAAGATAATTACAATCTCTCTAATGCTGTAGCTTctagagaaaagaaaaatgacgAGGCACAAACTTTTTTGGAAATGATCATTAGATGGATGGCAAGCAATAAGGTCAGTTGTTTTAATTTCCAAGTTGATTTCTGAAATTACCTACATGGTTGGAAATTGCTTTTTCTTTGGGTTGTAGATATTGGACTAGCTGTCTGACCGTTGTTGAAGTTGATCTgatcaaatcatatatttattCTGTTCATTTTGTTTATCCTTCTGATTGTTGATAACTTTTTAAGTCCAGACCTGACTCTGTTGCTGTTTATCCTTTCGGACGGTAGTAGCAACAGAGTCATGCAAAAGCCATTGGAAAGGGAAAGTGAAAAAAACTTACTGAGATGCCCGTTAATTTTTGTGATGGTTTCCCTTTTTTTGCTAGCTTTAATTAACTTTGTGTTCGGTTATTTTTATCCTAAATTATATTCGTTAATATAAATTGTTCAGTtagtttaatttaatatattttttcacTTATACTCCTTTTATAGTAAACTT is a window encoding:
- the LOC130944601 gene encoding uncharacterized protein LOC130944601 translates to MNMKLGLHFLPPVPPTHVCEREFLALKKMMASGGSTSVASRRCGRRTMDDVFSVDSSSTSVRRGRLRRGEHPKCKCRIYAVISRSRTTEVRISCSLAVLTSRKSKNIVIFFVWFDEIFGYLVDDVVESRRLASVETCVGEEFGASLDYCLEERVKQLEEMLIKKNEDNSKLKKDSVLRLFSSVIIGALIVVILFCIYVVII
- the LOC130944600 gene encoding pentatricopeptide repeat-containing protein At3g22470, mitochondrial-like, with product MPRGQTGFAFSVMSKFIKWGFRPSAVTWTTLMKGLSLNGKMSDALYIHGKIIPKGFRFDEVMYGTLINGLFKTGETRFANQMLRQMESHFVRLNLVMYNIVVDGLCKHGRLNDALDLYSKMPDQGISPDIVTYSSLIYGFCRVGQWKEARLLLNDIVVKNISLDVYTFNIIIDALCKEGMLLQAQVMCDVMIERGQQPDIITYTILMDGYCRNNEVDKARNLFDMVIERGFVPDVWSYNILIKGYVKIKRVDEALSLMKSKNIVPNIITYNSLVDGLCKAGRISHAWEIVTKMHYCGQPSPDVNTYNIFLDYLCKNQHLDEAIKLFKRLMYERSFVPNVWSYNILIRGYCQNKRLDEAKNLFQVMRLKNLDPNIVTYNILLQALCDTQQLRKAITLLNQIVDDDICPNLCTYKILIHGL